From one Armatimonadota bacterium genomic stretch:
- a CDS encoding HIT domain-containing protein, producing MDVLWAPWRGTYVRAPRAETCFLCEAAVAPEGDAARFVVWRSRRTFVVLNTFPYNTGHLMVAPYRHVGEVEALDGEEQADLMAALGASIAALRRALHPDGFNVGLNLGRVAGAGLEGHLHVHVVPRWQGDTNFLPVLGAVKVVPDHLEVTYRQLRATFAGSPPRP from the coding sequence GTGGACGTCCTCTGGGCCCCCTGGCGGGGGACGTACGTCCGGGCGCCGCGCGCGGAGACCTGCTTCCTGTGCGAGGCCGCGGTGGCCCCGGAGGGCGACGCCGCGCGCTTCGTCGTCTGGCGCAGCCGCCGCACCTTCGTCGTCCTGAACACCTTCCCCTACAACACCGGCCACCTGATGGTGGCCCCCTACCGCCACGTCGGTGAGGTGGAGGCGCTCGACGGGGAGGAGCAGGCCGACCTGATGGCCGCGCTGGGGGCGAGCATCGCGGCGCTGCGGCGGGCCCTGCACCCGGACGGCTTCAACGTCGGGCTCAACCTGGGCCGGGTGGCCGGGGCCGGGCTGGAGGGACACCTCCACGTCCACGTGGTGCCGCGCTGGCAGGGGGACACGAACTTCCTCCCCGTGCTCGGCGCCGTGAAGGTGGTCCCCGACCACCTCGAGGTCACCTACCGGCAGCTTCGCGCGACCTTTGCGGGAAGCCCGCCTCGGCCCTGA
- the rpmF gene encoding 50S ribosomal protein L32 — protein MGIQKRRHSKARSARRRSQWRAPRVTLVPCPHCHQPMVPHRACPHCGRYAGRQVVQVEEEA, from the coding sequence ATGGGCATCCAGAAGCGACGGCACTCCAAAGCCCGGTCGGCGCGGCGGCGTAGCCAGTGGCGGGCGCCCCGGGTGACGCTGGTGCCCTGCCCCCACTGTCACCAGCCCATGGTGCCCCACCGCGCCTGTCCCCACTGTGGCCGGTACGCTGGCCGCCAGGTGGTGCAGGTCGAGGAGGAGGCGTAG
- a CDS encoding CBS domain-containing protein, giving the protein MKTVRDLMRREVITLRPDASVAAAIQAILRHRVGGLPVVEGDAVVGVVTPRDLLGQALYRLVGDIMTTDVATVSPDAPVTAAYRIMEERQVGRLPVVEDGRLVGIIARVDVLQELGKLTDPLTDLPWPGTLRQRAADLLRAGQEIVVCFIDLDGFRLVNKRHGHVVGDRCIVAVADRLRRLTDPATDLVTRYGGDEFAIVTTRRLESAESLAERLVEAIAAVEVAGVRGLTASVGLAGGRRAGERAEVHPPATADDLITLASRASTAAKQLDRRILHAREMEAMRLAEAPAPVEVTRLRLLGVHLTVETARAAAAVELGRDGERFRGEAEGAPVGNGPLRAMAQATVNALAALLPEGWRLAIEEIAFTAFPAGDAVSVALALATPSAEEILVGTAPYDRDHPDAVIRATLKAVNRRLGRLLATA; this is encoded by the coding sequence GTGAAGACCGTCCGCGACCTCATGCGGCGTGAGGTGATCACGCTGCGCCCCGACGCCAGCGTGGCCGCCGCCATCCAGGCGATCCTGCGCCACCGCGTGGGGGGCCTGCCCGTGGTGGAGGGGGACGCCGTCGTGGGGGTCGTCACGCCGCGGGACCTCCTGGGCCAGGCGCTCTACCGCCTGGTGGGGGACATCATGACCACCGACGTGGCCACGGTGAGCCCCGACGCGCCGGTCACCGCGGCCTACCGGATCATGGAGGAACGCCAGGTGGGCCGCCTCCCGGTCGTGGAGGACGGGCGGCTCGTCGGCATCATCGCCCGCGTCGACGTCCTGCAGGAACTCGGCAAGCTCACCGACCCGCTCACCGACCTGCCCTGGCCGGGGACGCTGCGGCAGCGCGCCGCCGACCTGCTGCGGGCCGGGCAGGAGATCGTCGTCTGCTTCATCGACCTGGACGGCTTCCGCCTGGTGAACAAGCGGCACGGGCACGTCGTCGGCGACCGCTGCATCGTGGCGGTGGCCGACCGGCTGCGCCGCCTGACCGACCCGGCCACCGATCTCGTGACCCGCTACGGCGGGGATGAGTTCGCCATCGTCACCACGCGCCGGCTGGAGTCCGCCGAGTCGCTGGCGGAGCGCCTGGTCGAGGCCATCGCCGCCGTCGAGGTCGCCGGCGTGCGCGGGCTCACCGCCTCGGTGGGCCTCGCCGGCGGCCGGCGGGCCGGCGAGCGGGCCGAGGTCCACCCGCCGGCCACCGCCGACGACCTGATCACGCTGGCCAGCCGGGCCTCGACTGCCGCCAAGCAGCTCGACCGCCGGATCCTGCACGCCCGGGAGATGGAGGCGATGCGGCTGGCCGAAGCCCCCGCGCCGGTGGAGGTGACGCGGCTGCGGCTGCTGGGCGTGCACCTCACGGTCGAAACCGCCCGCGCCGCCGCCGCCGTGGAGCTCGGGCGCGATGGCGAGCGCTTCCGCGGGGAAGCGGAAGGGGCCCCGGTGGGCAACGGGCCCCTGCGTGCCATGGCGCAGGCCACGGTGAACGCCCTGGCGGCGCTGCTCCCCGAGGGGTGGCGCCTGGCCATCGAGGAGATCGCCTTCACCGCCTTCCCGGCCGGGGACGCGGTGAGCGTGGCCCTGGCGCTGGCCACGCCGAGCGCCGAAGAGATCCTGGTCGGCACGGCTCCCTACGACCGCGACCACCCCGACGCGGTGATCCGGGCCACGCTCAAGGCCGTGAACCGCCGGCTGGGCCGGCTGCTGGCCACGGCCTGA
- the rnc gene encoding ribonuclease III, whose amino-acid sequence MDAPSRLRHARAPARPPTVAPEPVPLGEAADPEPLGEARRAELASLAERLGVRFRDLTLLDLALRHGSFAHERGEVESYERLEFLGDAVLSLVVADYLYRRHPDYTEGQLAKQRARLVSEPALAELGRRLGLGRYVLLGRGEEKAGGRERPALLADAVEGVLGAIYVDAGYGVAHAVATRWVSELTDELERAGADFKSQLQERLQRQRLVPRYRVAREEGPDHAKAFTVQVQVDGRVIGRGHGRSKKEAEQAAAAEALAWLDREARPLRGRRR is encoded by the coding sequence ATGGACGCTCCGTCCCGCCTCCGCCACGCCCGGGCGCCCGCGCGCCCGCCGACCGTGGCGCCCGAGCCGGTCCCGCTCGGGGAGGCTGCCGACCCGGAGCCGCTGGGCGAAGCGCGCCGCGCCGAGCTCGCGTCCCTGGCCGAGCGCCTGGGGGTGCGCTTCCGCGACCTCACCCTCCTCGACCTGGCGCTGCGCCACGGCTCCTTCGCCCACGAGCGCGGCGAGGTGGAGAGCTACGAGCGGCTGGAGTTCCTGGGCGACGCCGTCCTGAGCCTGGTCGTGGCGGACTACCTGTACCGCCGCCATCCCGACTACACCGAAGGGCAGCTGGCCAAGCAGCGGGCGCGCCTGGTGAGTGAGCCGGCCCTGGCCGAGCTGGGGCGGCGCCTGGGGCTCGGACGGTACGTGCTGCTCGGCCGCGGCGAGGAGAAGGCGGGCGGACGGGAGCGGCCCGCCCTCCTGGCCGACGCCGTGGAGGGCGTGCTCGGGGCGATCTACGTCGACGCCGGCTACGGTGTCGCCCACGCCGTGGCCACGCGTTGGGTGAGCGAGCTGACCGACGAGCTGGAGCGGGCCGGGGCGGACTTCAAGAGCCAGCTCCAGGAGCGCCTGCAGCGGCAGCGCCTGGTGCCCCGCTACCGGGTGGCCCGCGAGGAGGGCCCCGACCACGCCAAGGCCTTCACCGTCCAGGTGCAGGTGGACGGGCGCGTCATCGGCCGCGGCCACGGGCGGAGCAAGAAGGAGGCGGAGCAGGCCGCGGCCGCCGAGGCGCTGGCCTGGCTCGACCGGGAAGCCCGCCCCCTGCGCGGGCGGCGACGGTGA
- a CDS encoding M28 family metallopeptidase, whose product MRAPRFLPLLLALLLPAPALPVAPAASVAPGAPPAAAAVAPGVLPEASPEATWRHATALAGRIGPRAVGEPGYLRAVEYMEAQLRDLGYQVRRQPFTVPRFEVREVALRVTAPEALTLRPSVLQLAGSTPPEGVTAPLVEAGVGRPDELARAGARGKVVLVRRGPRAGVDPMTFREKVEHAAEAGALAVIVYNDESGPIPAGTLGVPAALPAVTISGEEGDRLRALLTRGPVVVHLRLQARVEEVTSWNVVGRRAGESPATLVIGGHLDTVPQSPGANDNASGIAAALEAARLLAGVRLPLSVEIVGFGAEEVGLDGSRHYVQATRERLVGLVNMDMVGRGPLLLVETPGADRLRAVARRAAQRLGLPLQPFRPGGAYGSDHVPFEQAGIPTAFLHTGNDPAIHTPQDTVDRLDPERMAQAARLAAAIVLDAGNLGR is encoded by the coding sequence ATGCGAGCCCCGCGGTTCCTCCCGCTCCTCCTGGCCCTGCTCCTCCCGGCGCCGGCCCTGCCGGTCGCCCCCGCGGCATCCGTGGCGCCCGGCGCGCCGCCGGCCGCTGCGGCGGTGGCGCCTGGGGTCCTGCCCGAGGCTTCCCCCGAGGCCACCTGGCGCCACGCCACCGCGCTCGCCGGGCGCATCGGGCCCCGGGCAGTGGGCGAGCCGGGGTACCTGCGCGCCGTGGAGTACATGGAGGCGCAGCTGCGCGACCTGGGGTACCAGGTGCGCCGCCAGCCCTTCACCGTTCCGCGCTTCGAGGTACGGGAGGTGGCGCTGCGGGTGACCGCGCCCGAGGCGCTGACCCTGCGGCCGTCCGTCCTCCAGCTCGCGGGCTCGACGCCGCCGGAGGGGGTGACCGCGCCACTGGTTGAGGCGGGCGTGGGCCGGCCGGACGAACTGGCCCGGGCGGGCGCGCGCGGCAAGGTCGTGCTGGTGCGCCGCGGCCCGCGCGCGGGTGTGGACCCCATGACCTTCCGGGAGAAGGTCGAGCACGCGGCGGAAGCGGGGGCGCTGGCCGTGATCGTGTACAACGACGAGTCCGGTCCCATTCCCGCCGGCACCCTGGGCGTCCCCGCCGCGCTGCCGGCCGTCACGATCTCCGGCGAGGAAGGGGACCGACTGCGCGCGCTCCTGACGCGCGGCCCGGTGGTGGTGCACCTGCGCCTCCAGGCGCGGGTGGAGGAGGTGACGAGCTGGAACGTGGTCGGCCGCCGCGCCGGAGAAAGCCCGGCCACGCTGGTCATCGGCGGGCACCTCGACACGGTCCCGCAGAGTCCCGGGGCCAACGACAACGCCTCGGGGATCGCCGCGGCCCTGGAGGCGGCGCGCCTGCTCGCCGGGGTGCGCCTGCCCCTCTCGGTGGAGATCGTCGGGTTCGGGGCGGAAGAGGTGGGCCTCGACGGGTCGCGCCACTACGTCCAGGCGACGCGGGAGCGCCTGGTGGGGTTGGTGAACATGGACATGGTGGGGCGCGGCCCGCTCCTGCTCGTCGAGACCCCGGGAGCGGACCGGCTGCGCGCCGTCGCCCGCCGCGCCGCCCAGCGCCTGGGCCTGCCGCTGCAGCCCTTCCGGCCCGGCGGCGCCTACGGGAGCGACCACGTCCCCTTCGAGCAGGCCGGCATCCCCACCGCCTTCCTGCACACCGGCAACGACCCGGCCATCCACACGCCGCAGGACACGGTCGACCGGCTCGACCCGGAGCGGATGGCCCAGGCCGCCCGCCTGGCGGCCGCCATCGTCCTGGACGCCGGCAACCTGGGGCGGTAG
- the fabG gene encoding 3-oxoacyl-[acyl-carrier-protein] reductase has protein sequence MAEARLAGRVALVTGASGGLGRAIALELARQGAAVGVHYGRRREAAEAVVQAIGERGGRAVALGGDLTDPATPGRLVEAVQAWGDGLHILVNNAGIARDTLILRMKDEDWDAVLETNLGAAFRCIRAVLRPMVRQRSGRIINVVSIAGQIGNAGQANYAAAKAGLIGLTKATAREVASRGITVNAVAPGLIDVGLTEALGPEQVRRFLDQIPLGRLGTAAEVAAAVAFLASDDAAYITGHVLNVDGGLVMR, from the coding sequence ATGGCTGAGGCGCGGCTGGCCGGGCGGGTGGCGCTGGTCACCGGGGCCTCGGGCGGCCTGGGGCGGGCCATCGCGCTGGAGCTGGCCCGCCAGGGCGCGGCCGTGGGGGTACACTACGGCCGCCGGCGCGAGGCTGCCGAGGCGGTGGTCCAGGCCATCGGCGAGCGCGGCGGCCGCGCCGTGGCGCTGGGCGGCGACCTGACCGACCCGGCCACGCCCGGGCGGCTGGTGGAGGCGGTGCAGGCGTGGGGGGACGGGCTGCACATCCTCGTGAACAACGCCGGCATCGCCCGTGATACCTTAATCCTGCGGATGAAGGACGAGGACTGGGACGCCGTCCTGGAGACCAACCTGGGGGCGGCGTTCCGGTGCATCCGGGCAGTGCTGCGGCCGATGGTGCGCCAGCGCAGCGGCCGGATCATCAACGTCGTCTCGATCGCCGGCCAGATCGGCAACGCGGGCCAGGCCAACTACGCGGCGGCGAAGGCCGGACTGATCGGGCTGACCAAAGCCACGGCGCGCGAGGTGGCCTCCCGCGGGATCACGGTGAACGCGGTGGCGCCGGGGCTCATCGACGTGGGCCTGACCGAGGCGCTCGGTCCCGAGCAGGTGCGGCGCTTCCTCGACCAGATCCCGCTGGGACGCCTGGGGACCGCGGCCGAGGTGGCCGCCGCGGTGGCCTTCCTGGCGTCGGACGACGCCGCCTACATCACCGGGCACGTCCTCAACGTGGACGGCGGGCTGGTGATGCGCTGA
- the fabD gene encoding ACP S-malonyltransferase — MLAFLFPGQGAQYVGMGVEIAAASPSAAACFTRASAVLGFDLLALCAEGPEEALRATENTQPAILAASCACAAALADHGVSPDLAAGLSLGEYSALVAAGALAYEDAVALVRQRGRFMQEAAAGRETAMAALIGLEAEAVLALCRAHAAHGVVEPANFNGAGQVVVGGDAAAVRAVVAAARAAGARRAVLLAVSAPFHTSLMAPAAERLASVLEQVPLRDARIPVVANVDGRPRQRAEEIRRALIAQVASPVQWEATMQALAHLGARTFIEVGPGTTLAGLVRKTLGVAVLNVEDLGTLERTLAALGRAAPARSAAAGPGDG, encoded by the coding sequence ATGCTGGCCTTCCTCTTCCCGGGCCAGGGCGCCCAGTATGTCGGCATGGGCGTGGAGATCGCCGCGGCATCGCCGTCGGCCGCCGCGTGCTTCACGCGCGCCAGCGCGGTGCTGGGCTTCGACCTGCTGGCGCTCTGTGCGGAAGGGCCCGAGGAGGCGCTGCGCGCCACCGAGAACACCCAGCCGGCCATCCTGGCGGCCAGCTGCGCCTGCGCGGCGGCGCTGGCCGACCACGGCGTCTCCCCCGACCTGGCGGCGGGGCTCAGCCTGGGCGAGTACTCGGCGCTGGTGGCCGCCGGGGCGCTGGCCTACGAGGACGCGGTGGCGCTGGTGCGGCAGCGCGGCCGGTTCATGCAGGAGGCGGCGGCGGGGCGCGAGACGGCCATGGCCGCCCTCATCGGGCTCGAGGCCGAGGCGGTGCTGGCGCTGTGCCGCGCCCACGCCGCCCACGGCGTGGTCGAGCCGGCCAACTTCAACGGGGCGGGGCAGGTGGTGGTCGGCGGCGACGCCGCCGCGGTGCGCGCGGTGGTGGCGGCGGCGCGTGCCGCCGGGGCCCGGCGGGCCGTGCTGCTGGCCGTCAGCGCTCCCTTCCACACCAGCCTGATGGCGCCCGCCGCGGAGCGGCTGGCCAGCGTGCTGGAGCAGGTCCCGCTCCGCGACGCCCGCATCCCCGTGGTGGCCAACGTCGACGGGCGGCCCCGGCAGCGCGCCGAGGAGATCCGGCGCGCCCTGATCGCCCAGGTGGCCTCGCCGGTGCAGTGGGAGGCGACGATGCAGGCGCTGGCGCACCTGGGCGCGCGTACCTTCATCGAAGTGGGGCCGGGGACCACGCTGGCTGGGCTGGTGCGCAAGACCCTGGGGGTGGCGGTGCTGAACGTGGAGGACCTGGGCACGCTGGAGCGCACGCTGGCGGCGCTGGGCCGCGCCGCCCCCGCGCGCAGCGCCGCCGCCGGCCCCGGCGATGGCTGA
- a CDS encoding M23 family metallopeptidase, giving the protein MSRLAVVLLAALATLCALLLPAANLPVVARTPLLLTATPAAVVQGATVEVRVRGAPAQAELRAGAQTVPLHRFEGTLRAFVGTSPLTPPGRLPLTVQAPSPDGLVRAATYVVVRRGDFGLRRLRVPPQLLDPALVARERARMAAATAHPLPEPQWTGPFIRPVDGPVTSGYGVRSIYNGVPRGYHLGVDFRGAVGTPVRAAHHGLVTLAETLPLSGNTVVLDHGAGVFTTYQHLHRIAVSPGQHVRQGAVVGTVGATGLATGPHLHWGMRVHGVRVDPLFWTRSP; this is encoded by the coding sequence ATGTCGCGCCTTGCCGTCGTCCTCCTCGCCGCCCTGGCCACGCTCTGTGCGCTCCTCCTGCCCGCCGCGAACCTCCCGGTGGTTGCCCGCACGCCGCTCCTCCTCACCGCCACCCCTGCCGCGGTCGTCCAGGGAGCCACCGTCGAGGTCAGGGTGCGGGGCGCGCCGGCCCAGGCGGAGCTGCGCGCCGGAGCCCAGACCGTGCCCCTCCACCGGTTCGAGGGGACGCTGCGCGCCTTCGTCGGCACCAGCCCCCTCACCCCGCCGGGCCGGTTGCCGCTGACCGTACAGGCCCCCAGCCCCGACGGCCTGGTGCGCGCCGCCACCTACGTGGTCGTCCGGCGCGGCGACTTCGGCCTGCGCCGGCTGCGCGTCCCGCCGCAGCTGCTCGACCCGGCCCTGGTGGCGCGCGAGCGCGCCCGCATGGCCGCTGCCACCGCCCATCCCCTCCCCGAGCCGCAGTGGACCGGCCCCTTCATCCGCCCGGTGGACGGGCCGGTGACCTCGGGGTACGGCGTGCGCAGTATCTACAACGGCGTCCCGCGCGGCTACCACCTGGGGGTGGACTTCCGCGGGGCGGTGGGCACGCCGGTGCGGGCGGCGCACCACGGGCTGGTCACGCTGGCGGAGACGCTGCCGCTCAGCGGCAACACCGTCGTGCTCGACCACGGCGCCGGCGTCTTCACCACCTACCAGCACCTCCACCGCATCGCCGTGAGCCCGGGACAGCACGTGCGCCAGGGCGCGGTCGTGGGCACGGTGGGGGCCACGGGGCTCGCCACCGGCCCGCACCTCCACTGGGGGATGCGCGTGCACGGCGTGCGCGTCGACCCGCTCTTCTGGACGCGGTCGCCCTGA
- a CDS encoding beta-ketoacyl-ACP synthase III produces MTALRGSTIVGLGRAVPPRVVTNADLERLVDTTDEWIVTRTGIRERRVVPDGVATSDLAYEAAVEALADAGVSADALDLIIVGTATPDMIFPATACLLQDRLGARRAAAFDASAACSSWVYGCAMAHATIAAGMAETVLVVGAETLSRITNWRDRATCVLFGDSAGAAVLRPAPAGEGFLSFVLGADGRGGPLISLPAGGSRLPASFETVERQLHYIHMNGREVYKFAVRVIPRAIREAAERAGVPLEAVDWFIPHQANIRIIDAAAERLGQPREKFFVNVERYGNTSSASVPVALYEAWRGGYLDRGDLLILLAFGGGLTWGSCAVRWTRERATARRAE; encoded by the coding sequence GTGACCGCTCTCCGCGGCTCCACCATCGTGGGGCTGGGGCGGGCCGTCCCCCCGCGCGTGGTCACCAACGCCGACCTGGAGCGGCTGGTGGACACGACGGACGAGTGGATCGTCACCCGCACCGGCATCCGCGAGCGCCGCGTCGTCCCCGACGGGGTGGCCACCAGTGACCTGGCCTACGAGGCCGCGGTGGAGGCGCTGGCCGACGCCGGCGTCAGCGCCGACGCGCTCGACCTGATCATTGTGGGGACGGCCACGCCGGACATGATCTTCCCCGCCACCGCCTGCCTGCTCCAGGACCGCCTGGGGGCCCGCCGGGCCGCGGCCTTCGACGCCTCCGCCGCCTGCAGCTCCTGGGTGTACGGCTGCGCCATGGCCCACGCCACCATCGCCGCGGGGATGGCCGAGACGGTGCTGGTCGTGGGGGCGGAGACCCTCTCCAGGATCACCAACTGGCGCGACCGCGCCACCTGTGTCCTCTTCGGGGACTCGGCCGGCGCCGCCGTGCTCCGCCCGGCGCCGGCGGGGGAAGGGTTCCTCTCCTTCGTGCTCGGGGCGGACGGCCGCGGCGGGCCCCTCATCAGCCTGCCGGCGGGGGGCTCGCGGCTGCCGGCCTCCTTCGAGACCGTGGAGCGCCAGCTGCACTACATCCACATGAACGGCCGCGAGGTCTACAAGTTCGCCGTGCGGGTGATCCCGCGGGCCATCCGGGAGGCGGCCGAGCGCGCCGGGGTGCCGCTGGAGGCGGTGGACTGGTTCATCCCCCACCAGGCCAACATCCGCATCATCGACGCCGCGGCGGAGCGGCTGGGGCAGCCGCGCGAGAAGTTCTTCGTGAACGTCGAGCGCTACGGCAACACCTCGTCCGCCTCGGTGCCGGTGGCGCTCTACGAGGCCTGGCGCGGCGGGTACCTCGACCGGGGCGACCTCCTCATCCTCCTGGCCTTCGGGGGCGGGCTGACCTGGGGGTCGTGCGCGGTGCGCTGGACCCGGGAGCGGGCGACGGCCAGACGCGCAGAGTAA
- a CDS encoding DUF177 domain-containing protein has product MKIDLTRLALEEGPRTVPFAEALQSETEIPFLTDVVGEVRLARAGALVRLTGRATTVAGLTCDRCLRPVRYRLVATFEEAVRAGPEVPASGTRRALGAEDFVLTLPDGVLDLSALVREHLLLAVPMVVTCREACRGLCPVCGADRNTEPCACGETAPDPRLAPLRHLKV; this is encoded by the coding sequence ATGAAGATCGATCTGACCCGGCTGGCGCTCGAGGAGGGGCCCCGGACCGTGCCCTTCGCCGAGGCGCTCCAGAGTGAGACGGAGATCCCCTTCCTCACCGACGTCGTCGGCGAGGTGCGCCTGGCGCGCGCCGGGGCGCTGGTCCGCCTGACCGGCCGCGCCACCACCGTAGCCGGGCTGACCTGCGACCGCTGCCTCCGCCCGGTGCGCTACCGCCTCGTGGCCACCTTCGAGGAGGCGGTGCGCGCCGGCCCGGAGGTGCCGGCCTCGGGGACGCGGCGGGCGCTCGGCGCGGAGGATTTCGTCCTGACGCTGCCGGACGGCGTCCTGGACCTGAGCGCGCTCGTGCGGGAGCACCTGCTCCTGGCCGTCCCCATGGTCGTCACCTGCCGGGAGGCGTGCCGGGGCCTCTGTCCGGTCTGCGGGGCCGACCGCAACACGGAGCCCTGCGCCTGCGGTGAGACGGCGCCCGACCCGCGGCTGGCGCCGCTCCGTCACCTGAAGGTCTGA
- the fabF gene encoding beta-ketoacyl-ACP synthase II, with product MRRRVVVTGLGVVSPVGTGLERFWGALVEGRPGVRRISRFDPTGLPTQIAAEVVDFDPTDFMDRKEARRNDRFVQFGYAAARMALEDAGLVITPQNATRVGVMIGSGIGGAITWEEQHHILQTRGPDRISPFFIPMIIMNMASGITSILTGAKGPNSCVVTACATGGNAIGDAMRVIQRGEADAMIAGGTEAAITPLSVAGFCAMRAMSTRNDDPARAVRPFDATRDGFVMGEGAGVVVLEALEVAERRGARIYAELVGYGMSADAYHITQPDPEADGAARSMWNALQDAGLAPEQVDYINAHGTSTPYNDKTETLAIRRVFGDHAYRLAVSSTKSMTGHLLGAAGGVEFIACVLAIDRGVIPPTINYEHPDPECDLDYVPNRARPARVEVAMSNAFGFGGHNAILIVRRLT from the coding sequence ATGCGCCGACGCGTCGTGGTGACCGGCCTGGGGGTGGTGAGCCCGGTGGGGACCGGGCTGGAGCGGTTCTGGGGAGCGCTCGTGGAGGGCCGCCCGGGCGTGCGCCGCATCTCCCGCTTCGACCCCACGGGGCTGCCCACGCAGATCGCGGCCGAGGTGGTGGACTTCGACCCCACCGACTTCATGGACCGCAAGGAGGCGCGGCGCAACGACCGCTTCGTGCAGTTCGGCTACGCCGCCGCCCGCATGGCCCTGGAGGACGCGGGGCTCGTGATCACGCCCCAGAACGCCACCCGCGTGGGGGTAATGATCGGCTCCGGCATCGGCGGGGCCATCACCTGGGAGGAGCAGCACCACATCCTGCAGACCCGCGGCCCCGACCGGATCAGCCCCTTCTTCATCCCCATGATCATCATGAACATGGCCTCGGGGATCACCTCCATCCTCACCGGGGCCAAGGGGCCGAACAGTTGCGTCGTCACCGCCTGCGCCACCGGGGGGAACGCCATCGGGGACGCCATGCGCGTGATCCAGCGGGGTGAGGCCGACGCCATGATCGCCGGGGGCACCGAGGCGGCCATCACGCCCCTCAGCGTGGCCGGGTTCTGCGCCATGCGCGCCATGTCCACGCGGAACGACGACCCCGCCCGGGCCGTGCGCCCCTTCGACGCCACGCGCGACGGCTTCGTCATGGGGGAGGGGGCCGGCGTGGTGGTCCTGGAGGCGCTGGAGGTGGCGGAGCGGCGCGGCGCGCGCATCTACGCCGAGCTCGTCGGCTACGGCATGAGCGCCGACGCCTACCACATCACCCAGCCCGACCCCGAGGCGGACGGCGCGGCGCGCAGCATGTGGAACGCGCTCCAGGACGCCGGGCTCGCCCCCGAGCAGGTGGACTACATCAACGCCCACGGGACCAGCACCCCCTACAACGACAAGACCGAGACACTGGCCATCAGGCGCGTCTTCGGCGACCACGCCTACCGGCTGGCCGTCAGCTCGACCAAGTCCATGACCGGCCACCTGCTGGGCGCCGCCGGCGGGGTGGAGTTCATCGCCTGCGTGCTGGCCATCGACCGCGGGGTCATCCCGCCCACCATCAACTACGAGCACCCCGACCCGGAGTGCGACCTCGACTACGTCCCCAACCGGGCCCGGCCGGCCCGGGTGGAGGTCGCCATGTCCAACGCGTTCGGCTTCGGAGGGCACAACGCCATCCTCATCGTCCGCCGCCTGACCTGA
- the plsX gene encoding phosphate acyltransferase PlsX has product MRVAVDGMGGDYAPEEVVAGAAAAARTLGIEILLVGPRDRLEPLVRSHGAGLPLTVVDAPEVIEMSEAPAMALRRKRRASVVVTLEQVRDGRADAAVSAGNTGAAMGAALLTLGRIPGIDRPAIAAILPTAQKTPVILLDVGANVDCKPKHLLQFALMGSVYARRVLGVSTPRVGLLSNGEEATKGNDLTIRTAELLRASGLHFVGNVEGRDFFTGQADVVVCDGFVGNVVLKFGEGLALALRQLLRDELRGTPGRLLALYLAPLKRRGMALWRKLDYREYGGAPLLGVNGVVIIAHGRSNAWAIRNAIRVAADAAARRVVEPIAAEMAALDARTSVLAGAAEAPSAGVGEGA; this is encoded by the coding sequence GTGCGCGTCGCCGTCGACGGCATGGGCGGGGACTACGCCCCCGAGGAGGTCGTCGCCGGGGCCGCCGCGGCGGCGCGCACGCTGGGGATCGAGATCCTCCTGGTCGGCCCGCGCGACCGGCTGGAGCCGTTGGTGCGCAGCCACGGGGCGGGGCTGCCGCTCACCGTCGTCGACGCCCCCGAGGTCATCGAGATGTCCGAGGCGCCGGCGATGGCGCTGCGCCGCAAGCGCCGCGCCTCCGTCGTCGTCACGCTGGAGCAGGTGCGCGACGGCCGGGCGGACGCCGCCGTGAGCGCCGGCAACACCGGCGCGGCCATGGGGGCGGCGCTGCTCACCCTCGGCCGCATCCCCGGCATCGACCGACCGGCCATCGCCGCCATCCTCCCCACGGCACAGAAGACCCCGGTCATCCTCCTCGACGTCGGCGCCAACGTCGACTGCAAGCCCAAGCACCTCCTCCAGTTCGCCCTCATGGGCAGCGTGTACGCCCGCCGCGTGCTCGGGGTGAGCACGCCCCGGGTGGGGTTGTTGAGCAACGGGGAGGAGGCGACGAAGGGCAACGACCTGACCATCCGCACCGCCGAGCTCCTGCGCGCCTCCGGGCTCCACTTCGTCGGGAACGTGGAGGGGCGCGACTTCTTCACCGGGCAGGCCGACGTCGTGGTCTGCGACGGCTTCGTCGGCAACGTCGTGCTGAAGTTCGGGGAGGGGCTGGCGCTGGCGCTGCGCCAGCTCCTGCGCGACGAGCTGCGCGGCACTCCCGGGCGCCTGCTGGCCCTCTACCTGGCCCCGCTCAAACGGCGCGGCATGGCGCTGTGGCGCAAGCTGGACTACCGCGAGTACGGCGGGGCGCCGCTGCTGGGGGTGAACGGCGTCGTCATCATCGCCCACGGGCGCAGCAACGCCTGGGCCATCCGCAACGCCATCCGGGTGGCCGCGGACGCGGCGGCCCGCCGGGTGGTCGAGCCCATCGCCGCCGAGATGGCCGCGCTCGACGCCCGCACCTCCGTGCTGGCCGGCGCGGCGGAAGCGCCGTCGGCGGGCGTGGGGGAGGGCGCGTGA